A window of the Hordeum vulgare subsp. vulgare chromosome 5H, MorexV3_pseudomolecules_assembly, whole genome shotgun sequence genome harbors these coding sequences:
- the LOC123398922 gene encoding uncharacterized protein LOC123398922 isoform X3, producing the protein MEATGVSLGKAALGGALGYATSKAAEEIALQLGVERDVNFIKNELQMIQSFLMTADEEQIQNKVLTTWVKQIGALAYKVEDSLMDFGLHSEKKSFLGCIPHNPCDQRRIAKDVKQLRAEVEDVSNRNLRYRLIKESSGSEPTMAEQQANIATAAMFGINEASLTALEHKKSSEVDLNQLITSKDVNLRVIAMWGTSGDLGKTSAINELYDDPKVMKRFEFRAWIRLMHPFNPQEFLQSLVRQFYENSHDDVAKPSFGPQEFLRSLVRQFYESSLDEVGKPEKETSVGAVLAKMEKMDQSDLVRVFNAQLCGNSYLVVIDDLSTLVEWHWIRKYFPDNKKQSRIIISTQQAEIASLCTEKPYQVSMFKQLSYDQTIYLFHKKQNSEEASFTDVDQKLEAMRASCSANPFSDPNKVTSTEKNTAVPTDEIQEGNQERNNPGEEKVHDITGRKKFDRSRTMALTDEVLYGRETEKSVLIEIIAQRDHSHGCKVISVWGMGGLGKTTLVRSIYRSQQLNDWKRAWATVLRPFNPDVLLRDLALQLQNTIQEDPAGLTETAAQTRSISVMNVQELKEEVARVLKTKMCLLVLDDILSTSEWDLVKSCLDNAGRIIVTTREKNIAEHCSKEHMYHLKGLKDDAALDLFIKKEKCRTPCARGGKEAAMVTSMQGWLVAGYWPLWSTRRKLPWRHGTSPLTISTLPPAMTTAAKPPPIDAQTTAKARAWWRPWRDGVYYGRPGDEVAGE; encoded by the exons ATGGAAGCGACGGGGGtgagcttggggaaggccgcgctGGGCGGCGCACTCGGCTATGCCACGTCCAAGGCGGCGGAGGAAATCGCACTGCAGCTTGGTGTCGAGCGCGATGTGAACTTCATCAAGAACGAGCTGCAGATGATACAGTCGTTCCTGATGACGGCTGATGAGGAGCAAATCCAGAACAAGGTGCTCACCACCTGGGTGAAACAGATCGGGGCACTGGCCTACAAAGTGGAGGACAGTCTAATGGACTTCGGCCTCCACTCGGAGAAAAAGTCATTTTTGGGATGCATCCCTCACAACCCATGTGATCAACGCCGCATCGCCAAAGATGTGAAGCAGCTGAGGGCCGAGGTGGAGGACGTGAGCAACAGGAACCTGCGCTATCGCCTCATTAAGGAGAGCTCAGGTTCCGAGCCTACCATGGCAGAGCAGCAGGCCAACATTGCCACTGCAGCAATGTTTGGCATCAACGAAGCAAGTCTTACCGccttggagcataaaaaatcatcaGAGGTTGACCTCAACCAGCTAATTACAAGCAAAGATGTGAACCTTAGGGTGATCGCCATGTGGGGAACCAGCGGTGATCTCGGGAAGACATCCGCCATAAACGAGCTTTATGATGACCCAAAGGTAATGAAAAGGTTTGAGTTCCGTGCTTGGATTAGGTTGATGCATCCTTTCAATCCACAAGAGTTCCTCCAGAGCTTGGTAAGGCAATTTTATGAAAATTCCCATGATGATGTTGCAAAGCCATCTTTCGGTCCACAAGAGTTCCTCCGGAGCTTGGTAAGGCAATTCTATGAGAGTTCGCTTGATGAGGTTGGAAAGCCAGAAAAAGAAACAAGTGTTGGGGCCGTTCTAGCCAAGATGGAGAAGATGGATCAAAGTGATTTAGTCCGTGTGTTTAATGCACAGTTGTGTGGCAATAGCTACCTGGTTGTAATTGATGACCTATCCACATTAGTGGAATGGCATTGGATAAGGAAGTACTTTCCTGACAACAAGAAACAAAGTAGAATCATCATTTCCACTCAGCAAGCGGAAATCGCAAGCTTGTGCACAGAGAAACCGTACCAAGTTTCGATGTTCAAGCAGCTGTCATATGATCAAACGATTTATTTGTTCCACAAGAAG CAGAATTCAGAGGAAGCAAGTTTTACTGATGTGGACCAGAAACTGGAG GCTATGCGTGCCTCATGTTCTGCCAACCCCTTTTCTGACCCGAACAAAGTTACTAGTACCGAGAAAAACACAGCAGTGCCCACTGATGAAATACAGGAGGGAAACCAAGAACGTAACAATCCAGGTGAAGAAAAAGTTCATGACATAACTGGTAGAAAGAAGTTTGACCGCAGTAGGACAATGGCACTGACTGATGAAGTGCTATATGGGCGAGAAACAGAAAAATCTGTTCTTATTGAAATAATTGCCCAGCGAGACCACAGTCATGGCTGTAAGGTGATCTCAGTCTGGGGAATGGGGGGTCTTGGAAAAACCACTCTTGTTCGAAGCATCTATCGAAGCCAACAGCTTAATGACTGGAAGCGTGCTTGGGCCACTGTTTTGCGGCCTTTTAACCCTGATGTACTTCTTAGAGATTTGGCTTTGCAGCTTCAGAATACTATTCAAGAAGATCCTGCTGGATTAACAGAAACTGCAGCACAAACGAGAAGCATATCAGTGATGAATGTTCAAGAGTTGAAGGAGGAGGTAGCTCGGGTACTAAAAACAAAAATGTGCCTTCTTGTTCTTGATGATATATTGTCCACTTCTGAATGGGATTTGGTGAAATCGTGTTTGGATAATGCTGGAAGGATCATAGTGACCACAAGAGAAAAAAATATTGCCGAACATTGTTCGAAAGAACACATGTACCATCTTAAAGGTCTGAAAGATGATGCTGCACTTGACCTCTTCATTAAAAAG GAAAAGTGTCGAACACCTTGTGCTCGTGGTGGCAAAGAGGCCGCGATGGTCACCTCGATGCAGGGGTGGTTGGTGGCCGGCTACTGGCCGCTCTGGAGCACTCGTCGGAAGCTGCCGTGGCGCCATGGTACGTCGCCTCTGACCATATCCACTCTGCCGCCGGCTATGACGACGGCGGCCAAACCTCCTCCGATCGACGCCCAAACTACGGCGAAAGCGCGGGCGTGGTGGCGGCCATGGCGAGACGGGGTTTACTATGGACGGCCGGGGGATGAGGTGGCCGGAGAATAG